The following proteins are co-located in the Sebastes umbrosus isolate fSebUmb1 chromosome 24, fSebUmb1.pri, whole genome shotgun sequence genome:
- the LOC119483381 gene encoding cytochrome b-245 heavy chain → MLSLLSSFTASFSISPVTLSEAILTMGNFAANEGLSIFVILVWLGINAFLFVHFYMAFLVEKWFYTRVLLGHALSWARAPAACLNFNCMLILLPVCRNLLSFLRGTIQCCSRTAARQLDRNITFHKLVAYMIAFHTAVHIVAHLFNFEYFMDAQLNRNSSLLTFVLSEIGTGDNASFLNPIRTNETSPTIVMFTTIAGLTGVAITLALILIITSSMEVIRRSYFEVFWYTHHLFVIFFIGLVFHGFGRIVRGQTPSSLKTNNPLACFNQSENWGDNSSNCAVPMFAGNPPMTWKWVVGPMILYVCERLVRIYRSHQKVVITKVVMHPSKTLELQMKRKGFHMEVGQYVFIQCPSVSRLEWHPFTLTSAPEEDYFSAHIRIVGDWTQALYEACGGDKTEPQEAWKLPKLAIDGPFGTASEDVFRYEVVMLVGAGIGVTPFASILKSVWYKRIQNNQDVFTKKIYFYWLCPETQAFEWFADLLQSLEGQMAEKGVTDFLSYNIYLTRWKETEAAHFRVHHEAENDPITGLKQKTLYGKPNWDNEFTNIASKHPGTKVGVFLCGPPQLGKSLEKQSLSHSEADVKFIFNKENF, encoded by the exons ATGCTCTCTTTACTCTCCTCCTTCACTGCTTCCTTCTCTATTAGCCCAGTAACACTTTCAGAAGCTATTCTCACCATGGGGAACTTTGCTGCCAACGAGGGACTctccatctttgttatt ctgGTATGGCTCGGGATCAATGCCTTCCTTTTTGTCCATTTCTACATGGCCTTCCTGGTGGAAAAATGGTTTTACACCAGAGTCCTGCTCGGG CATGCTCTGTCCTGGGCCAGAGCTCCTGCTGCCTGCCTCAACTTCAACTGTATGCTCATCCTGTTGCCAGTCTGCCGaaacctcctctccttccttcgtGGCACCATCCAG tGCTGCAGCCGCACAGCGGCTCGCCAACTAGATCGAAACATCACTTTTCACAAGCTGGTGGCTTACATGATCGCCTTCCATACAG CTGTGCACATCGTTGCACACTTGTTTAACTTTGAGTATTTCATGGACGCCCAGCTGAATCGCAACAGCAGCCTTCTGACCTTCGTCCTGTCTGAAATCGGCACCGGGGACAACGCGTCCTTCCTGAACCCCATTAGGACCAACGAGACG AGCCCTACCATCGTCATGTTCACCACCATCGCCGGGCTGACGGGCGTGGCCATCACGCTGgccctcatcctcatcatcacttCATCCATGGAGGTCATCCGCAGGTCCTACTTCGAGGTGTTCTGGTACACCCACCACCTCTTCGTCATCTTCTTCATCGGGCTGGTGTTCCACGGCTTCGG GCGGATTGTGCGAGGACAGACGCCCTCTAGCCTGAAGACAAACAACCCCTTGGCTTGTTTCAACCAGTCTGAAAACTGGGGAGACAACAGCTCCAACTGTGCTGTACCAATGTTTGCTGGGAACCCACCGATG ACGTGGAAGTGGGTGGTGGGTCCCATGATCCTCTATGTGTGCGAGAGGCTCGTCCGCATCTATCGATCCCACCAGAAAGTGGTCATCACCAAG GTGGTGATGCACCCTTCCAAGACTCTGGAGCTGCAAATGAAGAGGAAAGGTTTCCATATGGAGGTGGGTCAGTACGTCTTCATCCAGTGTCCGTCCGTCTCCCGGCTGGAGTGGCACCCCTTCACCTTGACCTCCGCCCCCGAGGAGGACTACTTCAGCGCCCACATCCGCATCGTGGGAGACTGGACCCAGGCGCTGTACGAGGCCTGCGGAGGAGACAAAACTGAGCCTCAGGAGGCCTGGAAACTGCCCAA GCTCGCCATAGACGGCCCGTTTGGTACCGCCAGCGAAGACGTGTTTCGCTATGAGGTGGTGATGCTGGTCGGCGCAGGAATCGGCGTGACTCCTTTCGCCTCCATCCTCAAGTCTGTGTGGTACAAACGCATCCAGAACAACCAGGACGTCTTCACCAAGAAG ATCTACTTCTACTGGCTGTGCCCGGAAACGCAGGCCTTCGAGTGGTTTGCCGACCTGCTGCAGTCTCTGGAGGGTCAGATGGCGGAGAAGGGCGTGACCGACTTCCTCAGCTACAACATCTACCTGACCCGCTGGAAGGAGACCGAG GCGGCTCACTTCCGCGTTCACCACGAGGCAGAGAACGATCCAATCACAGGCCTCAAACAGAAAACTCTCTACGGGAAACCTAACTGGGACAACGAGTTCACCAACATCGCCTCAAAGCACCCGGG GACTAAGGTGGGAGTGTTCCTGTGCGGTCCGCCTCAGCTCGGCAAATCTCTGGAGAAACAGAGTCTGTCTCACTCCGAGGCCGACGTCAAGTTCATCTTCAACAAAGAGAACTTCTAA